The Paenibacillus uliginis N3/975 genome has a window encoding:
- a CDS encoding DUF2232 domain-containing protein has product MKQRWTTVVWSVIYLLLLLSLLTPFSIVTAFLLILPVAILFTVLNVKSFILHLAPVWLMVALIHPVYAMLAAYFLVPGLVMGYWYRKRAPAMRVLKYGMAAMLLEMLLLLMIGTAFFQLNLSEYVDEIVQVTTAPLEQMGVNGGLAGQMAWTPEHTDALSERTMRMVPFALIISSFLMTVVTHALARPILNSMGISVPALKKAREWMLPRSLIWYYLIVWIMSVASKDSGSGFVEMIVINAMPLLQICFMIQALGFFFYLTHEKKWHPVVPFLAAIPIVLFPPMIILGILDLAFPLRQSISKKNG; this is encoded by the coding sequence ATGAAACAGCGTTGGACAACGGTAGTTTGGAGCGTTATTTATTTGCTTCTGCTGCTTTCTCTACTTACACCATTTTCGATTGTAACCGCATTTCTTCTGATTCTGCCGGTTGCAATTCTCTTCACGGTACTAAATGTAAAATCGTTTATTCTTCACCTGGCACCCGTCTGGCTAATGGTAGCCTTGATTCATCCAGTATACGCGATGCTCGCGGCTTATTTCTTGGTTCCGGGACTCGTTATGGGGTATTGGTACCGGAAGCGGGCTCCAGCCATGCGCGTCCTGAAATACGGTATGGCAGCCATGCTATTGGAAATGCTTCTGCTGCTAATGATCGGGACAGCGTTTTTCCAGCTTAACCTGTCAGAATATGTGGATGAAATTGTACAGGTGACGACAGCACCATTAGAACAGATGGGAGTTAACGGCGGACTGGCCGGTCAGATGGCATGGACCCCAGAACATACAGACGCTTTAAGTGAGAGAACGATGCGCATGGTTCCTTTTGCGTTAATTATTAGCTCTTTCTTGATGACGGTTGTGACGCATGCTTTGGCCCGCCCAATTCTGAATAGTATGGGTATCTCGGTACCTGCACTGAAGAAGGCACGTGAGTGGATGCTGCCCCGTTCTTTGATCTGGTATTATTTGATCGTTTGGATTATGAGTGTAGCCAGCAAGGATTCCGGCAGCGGCTTTGTAGAGATGATTGTGATAAATGCCATGCCTTTGCTACAGATTTGCTTCATGATTCAGGCACTCGGATTTTTCTTTTATCTTACACATGAGAAGAAATGGCATCCGGTTGTTCCGTTTCTTGCGGCTATCCCGATTGTGTTGTTCCCGCCGATGATCATCCTCGGTATTTTGGACCTGGCGTTCCCACTGCGGCAGTCAATAAGTAAAAAAAATGGATAG